From Alcaligenes faecalis, the proteins below share one genomic window:
- the metK gene encoding methionine adenosyltransferase gives MNNNDFLFTSESVSEGHPDKVADQISDAILDAIFEQDPQARVAAETLCNTGLVVLAGEITTHANVDYIQVARDTIKRIGYDNGDYGIDYKSCAVLVAYDKQSPDIAQGVDRSPEELLNQGAGDQGLMFGYACDETPDLMPAPIWYAHRLVQRQSELRKDGRLPWLRPDAKSQVTFRYVDGRPTEVDTVVLSTQHAPEMSQKDIHEAVIEHIIRPCFPSDLLTEKTRFLVNPTGKFVIGGPQGDCGLTGRKIIVDTYGGACPHGGGAFSGKDPSKVDRSAAYAARYVAKNIVAAGLARQCQVQLSYAIGVAEPINITIYTEGTGVIPDTEIAKLVRQHFDLRPRGIIEMLDLQRPIYTKTAAYGHFGRSEPEFSWEATDKAQALRQAI, from the coding sequence GTGAACAACAACGACTTTCTCTTTACCTCCGAATCCGTCTCTGAAGGCCACCCCGACAAGGTTGCCGACCAGATCTCCGACGCCATCCTGGACGCTATTTTCGAGCAAGACCCTCAGGCGCGTGTTGCTGCCGAGACCTTGTGCAATACCGGTCTGGTTGTGCTGGCTGGCGAGATCACCACGCACGCCAACGTGGATTACATCCAGGTTGCCCGTGACACCATCAAGCGCATTGGCTATGACAATGGCGACTACGGCATCGATTACAAGTCTTGCGCCGTTCTGGTGGCCTACGACAAGCAATCGCCCGATATCGCCCAAGGCGTGGACCGCAGCCCTGAAGAGCTGCTGAACCAGGGTGCTGGCGACCAGGGCCTGATGTTTGGCTACGCGTGCGACGAAACCCCTGATCTGATGCCGGCTCCTATCTGGTACGCCCACCGTCTGGTGCAGCGCCAGAGCGAACTGCGCAAAGATGGCCGTCTGCCCTGGTTGCGCCCTGACGCCAAATCCCAGGTGACCTTCCGCTACGTGGATGGCCGTCCTACCGAAGTGGACACCGTGGTGCTGTCCACTCAGCACGCTCCTGAAATGTCCCAGAAAGACATTCACGAAGCCGTGATCGAACACATCATTCGTCCATGCTTCCCTTCGGATCTGCTGACCGAAAAAACCCGCTTCCTGGTGAACCCCACCGGCAAGTTCGTGATTGGTGGTCCTCAAGGTGATTGCGGTCTGACTGGCCGCAAGATCATTGTGGATACCTACGGTGGCGCATGCCCTCACGGCGGTGGTGCTTTCTCCGGCAAGGACCCCTCCAAAGTGGACCGTTCCGCTGCCTACGCGGCGCGTTATGTGGCCAAGAACATTGTGGCTGCCGGACTGGCCCGTCAGTGTCAGGTGCAGTTGAGCTACGCCATTGGTGTGGCCGAGCCTATCAACATCACCATCTACACCGAAGGCACCGGCGTGATTCCGGATACCGAGATCGCCAAGCTGGTGCGCCAACATTTCGATCTGCGCCCACGCGGCATCATCGAAATGCTGGATCTGCAGCGTCCCATCTACACCAAGACCGCTGCCTACGGTCACTTTGGCCGCAGCGAGCCCGAGTTCAGCTGGGAAGCCACGGACAAGGCCCAGGCTTTGCGTCAGGCTATCTAA
- the ahcY gene encoding adenosylhomocysteinase, with amino-acid sequence MTFTDYKIADISLAEWGRRELTIAETEMPGLMATREEFAASQPLKGARIAGSLHMTIQTGVLVETLTALGAEVRWASCNIFSTQDHAAAAIAASGVPVFAVKGETLEEYWQYAHDIFDWPGEQANMILDDGGDATLLLHLGARAEKDLSVLDNPGSEEERVMFASIRARLQNDKTWYSTRLAQIKGVTEETTTGVHRLYQMAKKGELAFPAINVNDSVTKSKFDNLYGCRESLVDGIKRATDVMVAGKIAVVCGFGDVGKGCAQALAALRAQVWVTEIDPICALQASMEGYRVVTMEEAADKADIFVTATGNYHVIDRSHMERMKDQAIVCNIGHFDNEIDVASVEDLEWEEIKPQVDHIIFPDGKRIILLAKGRLVNLGCATGHPSFVMSASFTNQTIAQIELFTRGENYETGKVYVLPKHLDEKVARLHLKKLGVNLSTLSQAQADYINVPVQGPFKAEHYRY; translated from the coding sequence GTGACTTTTACCGATTACAAAATTGCCGATATTTCCTTGGCTGAATGGGGCCGCCGCGAGCTGACCATTGCCGAGACCGAAATGCCTGGCCTGATGGCCACCCGCGAGGAATTTGCTGCCTCCCAGCCCCTGAAGGGCGCGCGCATTGCCGGCAGTTTGCACATGACGATTCAAACCGGGGTTCTGGTTGAAACCCTGACGGCCCTGGGCGCTGAAGTGCGCTGGGCATCGTGCAACATCTTCTCCACTCAAGACCACGCTGCCGCTGCTATTGCTGCCTCTGGCGTACCTGTGTTCGCCGTCAAGGGCGAAACCCTGGAAGAGTACTGGCAATACGCCCACGACATTTTCGATTGGCCCGGCGAACAGGCCAACATGATTCTGGACGACGGTGGCGACGCAACCCTGTTGCTGCATTTGGGTGCCCGTGCTGAAAAAGACCTGTCCGTTCTGGACAATCCCGGCAGCGAAGAAGAGCGTGTCATGTTCGCTTCGATCCGCGCCCGTCTGCAAAACGACAAGACCTGGTACTCCACCCGTCTGGCCCAGATCAAGGGTGTGACCGAAGAGACCACCACCGGCGTGCACCGCCTGTACCAGATGGCCAAGAAAGGCGAGCTGGCTTTCCCCGCCATCAACGTGAACGACTCGGTGACCAAGTCCAAGTTCGACAACCTGTACGGCTGCCGCGAGTCCCTGGTGGACGGTATCAAGCGCGCGACCGACGTGATGGTTGCCGGCAAGATTGCCGTGGTTTGCGGTTTCGGTGACGTGGGTAAAGGTTGCGCACAAGCGCTGGCCGCGTTGCGCGCCCAGGTTTGGGTTACCGAAATTGACCCCATCTGCGCCCTGCAAGCCTCGATGGAAGGCTACCGCGTTGTGACCATGGAAGAAGCTGCTGACAAGGCTGACATCTTCGTGACCGCCACTGGTAACTACCACGTGATCGACCGCTCGCACATGGAACGCATGAAAGATCAGGCCATCGTGTGCAATATTGGTCACTTCGACAATGAAATCGATGTGGCCTCGGTGGAAGATCTGGAGTGGGAAGAGATCAAGCCTCAGGTTGATCACATCATTTTCCCTGATGGCAAGCGCATCATCCTGTTGGCCAAGGGACGACTGGTGAACCTGGGTTGTGCGACTGGCCACCCCTCTTTTGTGATGTCGGCTTCGTTCACAAACCAGACCATTGCACAAATTGAACTGTTCACTCGTGGCGAGAACTACGAAACGGGTAAAGTATATGTACTGCCCAAGCATTTGGACGAAAAAGTCGCTCGCTTGCACTTGAAGAAATTGGGTGTGAACTTGTCGACCTTGTCTCAGGCACAGGCGGATTACATCAACGTACCTGTGCAAGGTCCTTTCAAGGCCGAGCACTACCGCTACTAA
- a CDS encoding phage holin family protein, which produces MTLLLVWILNAVALLVVAYILPGITVASFGSALIAALVLGLLNTLVKPLLIVLTLPITIVTLGLFLLVLNALVFWFAGSILKGFQVEGFWWAVIGAIVYSLVSGLLSGLLMK; this is translated from the coding sequence ATGACTTTGCTACTTGTCTGGATCCTGAATGCTGTTGCCCTGCTGGTTGTTGCCTACATTCTGCCCGGTATTACCGTGGCGTCGTTTGGCTCGGCCCTGATAGCTGCGCTGGTACTGGGCTTGCTCAATACCCTGGTCAAACCTTTGCTGATTGTGCTGACCTTGCCCATCACCATTGTGACCCTGGGCTTGTTCCTTCTGGTACTTAACGCCTTGGTGTTCTGGTTTGCGGGCTCCATCCTCAAAGGCTTCCAGGTTGAAGGCTTCTGGTGGGCCGTGATCGGGGCGATCGTCTACAGTCTGGTTTCCGGGCTGCTGTCGGGACTGTTAATGAAATGA
- the metF gene encoding methylenetetrahydrofolate reductase [NAD(P)H], with product MSNKQTLSLEFFPPRDIAAQEKLVRTAKTLMGLNPAYVSMTFGAGGSTRAGTVDAVALLQKLGFDVAPHLSCIGTAPAQLKEMLDNYRDQGIRRIVALRGDLPSGMGGDAGELRYASDLVAFIRENYGEQFHIEVAAYPEMHPQATGFGDDLGHFVNKVNAGAHGAITQYFFNPDSYFSFVERAQAQGVTIPITPGIMPITNSSQLLRFSTMCGAEVPRWIRLRLADFGDDRASIRAFGIDVVARLCQDLLDGGAPGIHMYTLNGADASMAILPNLTWR from the coding sequence ATGAGCAACAAGCAAACCTTGAGCCTGGAGTTTTTCCCGCCGCGAGACATCGCGGCGCAGGAAAAACTGGTGCGCACCGCCAAGACCCTGATGGGCTTGAACCCCGCCTATGTCAGCATGACGTTCGGAGCCGGTGGCTCCACCCGTGCGGGCACGGTCGATGCGGTGGCACTGCTGCAAAAACTGGGCTTTGATGTCGCACCGCACTTGTCGTGCATTGGTACGGCACCCGCGCAGCTTAAAGAGATGCTGGACAATTACCGCGACCAGGGCATACGACGTATCGTGGCCCTGCGCGGTGACTTGCCCTCGGGTATGGGCGGCGATGCGGGCGAGCTGCGCTATGCCAGCGATCTGGTGGCTTTCATTCGTGAAAACTACGGTGAGCAATTTCATATCGAAGTGGCCGCCTACCCAGAAATGCACCCCCAGGCGACGGGTTTTGGGGACGACCTGGGTCACTTTGTGAACAAGGTCAACGCAGGGGCGCATGGCGCGATCACGCAGTACTTCTTCAACCCGGACTCCTACTTCAGCTTTGTTGAACGGGCCCAGGCGCAAGGAGTCACAATTCCGATCACGCCAGGCATCATGCCTATTACCAACTCATCCCAGTTGCTGCGTTTCTCGACCATGTGTGGGGCAGAAGTGCCGCGCTGGATTCGTTTGCGTCTGGCCGACTTCGGTGATGATCGCGCATCGATTCGCGCTTTTGGTATCGATGTGGTGGCGCGCTTGTGTCAGGACCTGTTGGATGGTGGTGCTCCCGGCATCCATATGTACACCCTGAACGGGGCAGACGCGAGCATGGCTATTTTGCCGAATCTGACCTGGCGCTAG
- a CDS encoding 5-formyltetrahydrofolate cyclo-ligase: MIQNVEHNAAALRTRLKDLRAGQPSIDINRGALLIRGRLFTWLATNRSRLREQGRTEPTTIAAFWPMAQEPDLRPLLVQWVEEEGINVCLPVAKEADAPLSFVEWTPDTDMEKGRYGIEIPVSTKTMQPDIVLVPTLGYTRQGDRLGYGKGYYDRTLAALKEQNHAFTSIGIAWAVGDLSGQSYQPAPHDQRLDSILTDKGWAVPAPEL, encoded by the coding sequence ATGATTCAGAACGTAGAGCATAACGCAGCCGCGCTGCGCACGCGACTAAAAGACCTGCGTGCAGGACAGCCCTCCATCGACATCAACCGGGGCGCCTTGCTGATCCGGGGCCGTCTGTTCACCTGGCTGGCCACCAACCGCAGCCGCCTGCGTGAGCAAGGCCGTACCGAACCCACCACCATTGCCGCTTTCTGGCCTATGGCCCAGGAACCGGACCTGCGTCCATTGCTGGTTCAATGGGTGGAAGAAGAAGGCATCAATGTCTGTCTGCCCGTTGCCAAAGAGGCCGATGCCCCGTTGAGTTTTGTCGAGTGGACACCCGACACCGACATGGAAAAGGGACGCTACGGCATCGAAATCCCGGTTTCCACCAAAACCATGCAACCGGACATTGTCCTGGTCCCCACCCTGGGCTACACCAGGCAGGGTGATCGCCTGGGGTATGGCAAGGGTTACTACGACCGGACCTTGGCGGCGCTGAAAGAACAAAACCACGCGTTTACCAGCATTGGTATTGCCTGGGCTGTGGGCGACTTGTCGGGCCAATCCTACCAGCCTGCCCCGCACGATCAACGTCTGGACAGTATTCTGACTGATAAAGGCTGGGCTGTGCCCGCCCCGGAACTATAA
- a CDS encoding transglycosylase SLT domain-containing protein, with protein sequence MGINQLKYQKTPAWGMASALPRPSLSALMVFALGLVGCAGSQSPQAQTHSPDPVVAKQAVVLQPAKEAVRRWDRVPPVPPTARQALIDARDAMQAKRWTALDALAPVAANDPVLGSYAEYWRLRRILQDTTTPVPDEQVRLFLSGNQDEYLENRLKSDWIVAAARTGNYALVRELSPVNAPTSAVKCAVASAQNVAGQPVDVQDLLASFSPSQACWSALDQLYARKVVSKNQVRDLMRDALENNRTSQARRLAAIIFTAPQMKDYTALMASPQKWLDRNVNNSSVNPELVSLALSRLGRGQRDAAAAYIDRTWAGKIPQENLNWVWGQFGLISALRVEDDAAKWYRRSGRTPMTDYNNAWQVRAELRQATIDWKHVSAAIDKMNDAQKAEPVWVYWSGRAHDALGHKDQARAKFQSIVGDLNFYGQLATEELGLTPSLPPQPQPLTPLDMQDARTNAGLLRAVELFKLGWRPEAVPEWNYALRGMNDRQLRAAAEFAREQHIYDRVVNTSLLTKNEIDFSQRFIAPFEGRVTEQAKSINLDPAWVYGLIRQESRFITDARSGVGASGLMQLMPATAKWVANKIDMRDFSPSRVNEFEVNTVLGTNYLNMVLGQLDGSQVLASAGYNAGPGRPRQWRARLNTSVEGAIFAETIPFTETRLYVKNVLSNATYYAMMFSGQPQSLKGRLGTISP encoded by the coding sequence ATGGGTATCAACCAGCTAAAGTACCAGAAAACACCAGCTTGGGGCATGGCGTCCGCGCTTCCTCGCCCGTCCTTGAGCGCTTTGATGGTGTTTGCACTGGGTTTGGTCGGCTGTGCGGGGTCGCAGTCGCCGCAAGCCCAGACCCATTCCCCGGATCCTGTCGTTGCCAAGCAAGCTGTTGTGTTGCAGCCTGCCAAAGAGGCCGTGCGTCGGTGGGATCGAGTCCCGCCTGTGCCGCCAACGGCCCGTCAGGCTTTGATTGACGCCCGTGATGCCATGCAGGCCAAGCGTTGGACGGCGCTCGATGCCTTGGCTCCGGTTGCCGCCAATGATCCTGTTCTGGGTTCTTACGCCGAATACTGGCGCTTGCGCCGGATTTTGCAGGATACGACCACGCCTGTGCCTGATGAACAAGTTCGTTTGTTCCTGAGCGGCAATCAAGACGAATACCTGGAAAATCGCCTGAAGTCCGACTGGATTGTGGCGGCTGCTCGTACCGGCAACTACGCCCTGGTGCGCGAGCTGTCCCCGGTCAATGCCCCCACGTCGGCCGTGAAGTGCGCGGTGGCGTCGGCCCAGAATGTGGCCGGACAGCCTGTGGATGTGCAGGACCTGCTGGCGTCCTTCTCGCCCAGTCAGGCTTGCTGGTCGGCATTGGACCAGTTGTACGCCCGTAAAGTGGTCAGCAAGAACCAGGTCCGTGACCTGATGCGTGACGCTCTGGAAAATAACCGTACATCCCAGGCTCGCCGTCTGGCTGCGATTATCTTTACTGCGCCACAAATGAAGGACTACACCGCTTTGATGGCCTCGCCACAGAAGTGGCTGGATCGGAACGTGAACAACAGCTCGGTCAATCCGGAGTTGGTGTCCTTGGCCTTGTCCCGTCTGGGCCGTGGTCAGCGTGATGCCGCAGCGGCCTATATAGACCGTACCTGGGCTGGCAAGATCCCCCAGGAAAACCTGAATTGGGTTTGGGGGCAATTTGGTTTGATCAGTGCCTTGCGGGTGGAAGACGACGCGGCTAAATGGTATCGCCGCTCTGGTCGTACCCCCATGACGGATTACAACAATGCCTGGCAAGTGCGCGCTGAGTTGCGGCAAGCTACCATTGACTGGAAGCATGTCTCTGCCGCCATCGACAAGATGAACGATGCACAAAAGGCCGAGCCGGTTTGGGTCTACTGGTCGGGACGTGCACACGATGCCTTAGGTCATAAAGATCAGGCGCGAGCCAAGTTCCAGTCTATTGTGGGTGATCTGAACTTCTACGGTCAGCTGGCCACGGAAGAATTGGGCCTGACGCCTTCTTTGCCTCCTCAACCACAACCTTTGACGCCGTTGGACATGCAGGATGCTCGTACCAACGCGGGCCTGCTGCGCGCGGTGGAGCTGTTCAAGCTGGGCTGGCGTCCGGAAGCCGTACCCGAGTGGAATTATGCTTTGCGTGGCATGAACGACAGACAGCTGCGTGCAGCGGCCGAGTTCGCGCGCGAGCAGCACATTTACGACCGAGTCGTGAATACGTCCTTGCTGACCAAGAATGAAATCGACTTCAGCCAGCGCTTTATCGCTCCTTTTGAAGGTCGCGTGACCGAGCAGGCCAAGTCCATCAATCTTGACCCGGCCTGGGTCTATGGCCTGATCCGTCAGGAATCGCGCTTTATTACCGATGCGCGTTCGGGCGTCGGGGCGTCAGGCTTGATGCAGCTGATGCCTGCCACCGCCAAGTGGGTAGCCAACAAGATCGATATGCGCGATTTCTCGCCTTCGCGAGTCAACGAGTTCGAGGTGAACACAGTGCTGGGCACCAACTACCTGAACATGGTTCTGGGTCAGCTGGATGGCTCGCAGGTGCTGGCGTCGGCAGGCTATAACGCAGGGCCAGGCCGTCCTCGTCAGTGGCGTGCGCGCTTGAATACCTCGGTGGAAGGGGCCATTTTTGCCGAGACCATCCCCTTTACCGAAACACGCTTGTACGTGAAAAACGTGCTCTCCAATGCCACCTATTACGCCATGATGTTCAGCGGCCAGCCGCAGTCCCTGAAAGGGCGTTTGGGTACGATTTCGCCTTGA
- a CDS encoding tRNA CCA-pyrophosphorylase produces MLDDRQRAALAALMGPPDPVLEGLQVYVVGGAVRDALLGMPAGDKDWVVVGARPEDLAARGFVPVGGDFPVFLNPHSKEEFALARTERKSGRGYKGFTFYTGTDVSLADDLRRRDLTINAMAVDAAGNLHDPLNGLADLQARLFRHVGTAFSEDPVRLLRLARFAARFTEFTVADDTWALARELVEQGEVDELVPERIYLEIAKGLSAQQPARMFEVLREVGALERVMPGLNYNDQVGQQVQIAKDRRLDLASCFAVLCHISDTPGQVAEQIRAPSEWRDQARLLPVLLASPALLQPRADVESALQVMESLDVLRKPERFIQLISAAACLQGVPELEWDFLRKVMASVDAGAVAAQYKAEPSKIRGAVRAARLAALEQSV; encoded by the coding sequence ATGCTTGATGACAGACAGCGAGCAGCCTTGGCGGCCCTGATGGGGCCGCCAGATCCTGTTCTGGAAGGCTTGCAGGTCTATGTGGTGGGCGGTGCGGTGCGTGACGCCCTGCTGGGTATGCCGGCGGGCGACAAGGACTGGGTGGTGGTGGGTGCCCGGCCCGAAGATTTGGCCGCCCGAGGTTTTGTACCTGTGGGCGGTGACTTTCCCGTCTTTCTGAATCCTCATAGCAAAGAAGAGTTTGCGCTGGCTCGGACCGAGCGCAAGTCTGGCCGTGGCTACAAGGGCTTTACCTTTTATACCGGCACAGACGTGAGCCTGGCGGACGATTTGCGTCGCCGTGATCTGACCATTAATGCCATGGCCGTGGATGCGGCGGGGAATCTGCACGATCCCTTGAATGGCCTGGCGGATTTACAGGCTCGCCTGTTTCGTCACGTGGGTACTGCGTTTAGCGAAGACCCTGTGCGTTTGCTGCGGCTGGCACGGTTTGCTGCCCGCTTTACCGAATTCACCGTGGCCGACGATACCTGGGCCTTGGCGCGTGAGCTGGTCGAGCAGGGCGAAGTGGACGAGCTGGTGCCCGAACGCATCTATCTGGAAATAGCGAAAGGTTTATCTGCCCAGCAGCCCGCTCGCATGTTCGAGGTACTGCGGGAGGTCGGCGCGTTAGAGCGTGTTATGCCCGGCTTGAACTACAACGATCAGGTGGGTCAGCAGGTGCAGATCGCCAAAGACAGGCGTCTGGATCTGGCAAGCTGCTTTGCCGTTCTGTGCCATATTTCGGACACCCCAGGACAGGTGGCCGAACAGATTCGTGCACCCTCTGAATGGCGCGACCAGGCCCGTCTTTTGCCGGTGTTGTTGGCCAGCCCTGCCTTGCTGCAGCCTCGTGCCGATGTGGAGTCTGCCTTGCAGGTCATGGAGTCTTTGGATGTCTTGCGCAAGCCAGAGCGCTTTATTCAGCTGATCAGTGCAGCAGCCTGCCTGCAGGGGGTACCGGAGCTGGAATGGGACTTTCTGCGCAAGGTGATGGCCAGTGTGGATGCCGGAGCCGTTGCCGCGCAGTACAAGGCCGAGCCAAGCAAGATTCGTGGAGCGGTGCGCGCGGCCAGGTTGGCTGCTTTGGAGCAGTCTGTTTAG
- a CDS encoding class I SAM-dependent methyltransferase, producing MNVLSAPALPHGLPPLSQELKKHVGQVNDYLLDRIEDEGGFLPFDQWMHHALYAPHLGYYTGGSTKFGSNQPTGDFTTAPELSPLFAQTLSRQVMEVLEGSQSLSILEFGAGSGALAEALITELRKQGIEPQYSILEVSPDLRARQQERLAPLEAQVQWLDSAPHSFKGCVVANEVLDAMPASLFTFDVEGKVLEVGVIAADDSTAQGLPAPFYLATRPAPEHLATLVAERVQAQPFYLSEINLQAEAWVRSMGTWLKQGAAILIDYGFPQREYYHPQRDKGTLMCHFRHFAHAEPLVLAGLQDITAHVDFTAMADAALEAGLDVLGYTSQARFLMNCGITNFLASPPEDPSPAVQQQWAQTMSAANKLLSEAEMGELFKVLIIGRNIAAPVLGTMSGDRRERL from the coding sequence ATGAACGTATTGTCCGCCCCTGCCCTGCCACACGGTTTGCCTCCCCTGTCCCAGGAGCTGAAAAAACACGTAGGGCAAGTTAACGATTACTTGTTGGACCGCATTGAAGATGAAGGTGGGTTCCTGCCTTTCGACCAATGGATGCACCATGCGTTGTACGCCCCCCATCTGGGCTACTACACGGGCGGCAGCACCAAGTTTGGCAGCAATCAGCCCACGGGCGACTTTACGACCGCACCCGAACTCTCTCCCCTGTTTGCTCAGACCCTGAGCCGTCAGGTCATGGAGGTGCTGGAAGGCAGTCAATCCCTGTCCATTCTGGAGTTTGGTGCAGGTAGCGGCGCTTTGGCCGAAGCGCTGATTACAGAGTTGCGCAAGCAAGGTATCGAGCCGCAGTACTCGATTCTGGAAGTGTCACCTGACCTGCGTGCACGTCAGCAGGAGCGTCTGGCCCCCCTGGAGGCCCAAGTGCAGTGGCTGGACAGCGCACCACACAGCTTCAAGGGTTGCGTGGTGGCCAATGAGGTGCTGGATGCCATGCCTGCCAGCCTGTTCACCTTTGATGTGGAAGGCAAGGTGCTGGAGGTGGGTGTCATTGCAGCAGACGACAGTACCGCACAGGGCCTGCCAGCGCCTTTCTACCTGGCTACCCGTCCCGCTCCGGAGCATCTGGCTACGCTAGTGGCCGAACGCGTTCAAGCCCAGCCTTTTTACCTGTCGGAAATCAATCTGCAAGCCGAAGCCTGGGTACGCAGCATGGGCACTTGGTTGAAGCAAGGCGCAGCCATTCTGATCGACTACGGTTTTCCGCAGCGTGAGTACTACCATCCGCAACGCGACAAAGGCACCTTGATGTGCCACTTCCGTCACTTTGCTCACGCCGAGCCGCTGGTACTGGCTGGCTTGCAGGACATCACCGCTCACGTGGACTTCACTGCCATGGCGGATGCCGCTCTGGAGGCCGGTTTGGATGTGCTGGGCTATACCAGTCAAGCACGCTTCCTGATGAATTGCGGCATTACCAATTTCCTGGCTTCGCCGCCTGAAGATCCATCGCCTGCGGTACAACAGCAATGGGCGCAGACCATGAGTGCTGCCAACAAGCTGCTGTCTGAAGCCGAAATGGGGGAACTGTTCAAAGTGCTGATTATTGGGCGCAATATTGCTGCCCCTGTACTGGGCACGATGAGCGGAGATCGACGGGAGCGTCTGTAA
- a CDS encoding class I SAM-dependent methyltransferase, translating into MNDRGQASAWLQAWAHLIPSPGTVLDVACGRGRNARWLAERGNTVIGVDRDPEAVAATSPYGEIIQADIENGPWPFAGRQFNALVVTKYLWRPLMPTLLESLEPGGVLVYETFGVGNEQYNTPRNPDFLLQPGELLRWCADFDIVAYEHGFRADPDHIVQRIVAVRPREGGTFSDYRLNPQDGGGSICE; encoded by the coding sequence ATGAACGACAGGGGACAGGCCAGCGCCTGGTTACAGGCATGGGCCCATTTGATTCCTAGTCCGGGCACGGTCCTGGATGTGGCCTGTGGTCGGGGGCGCAATGCCCGCTGGTTGGCCGAGCGCGGCAATACTGTGATCGGTGTAGATCGGGATCCGGAAGCCGTGGCAGCGACCTCGCCTTACGGGGAAATCATCCAGGCTGATATTGAAAACGGGCCCTGGCCTTTTGCCGGGCGCCAGTTCAATGCCCTGGTGGTGACCAAGTATCTGTGGCGTCCCTTGATGCCGACCTTGCTGGAGAGCCTGGAGCCAGGCGGGGTGCTGGTGTACGAAACCTTTGGGGTGGGCAACGAGCAATACAACACGCCGCGTAATCCGGACTTCCTGTTGCAGCCGGGTGAGCTGCTGCGCTGGTGCGCAGACTTCGATATCGTTGCCTATGAGCATGGTTTCCGGGCTGACCCGGACCATATTGTTCAGCGCATTGTCGCAGTGCGCCCGCGTGAGGGCGGCACTTTCAGCGATTACCGCCTGAATCCACAAGACGGTGGTGGCAGTATCTGCGAGTAA
- a CDS encoding sulfite exporter TauE/SafE family protein, translating into MALAIILGILTGLSLGLTGAGGGILAVPALVLGMGYSMTAATPVALLAVGAAALVGALDGLYKHIVRYRAAMFMAVTGALVTSLGVRISHALPEKVLVTLFVAIMLWIATKMLRRPAATAHAHTPCCLNPETGRLRWTPVGTATLASIGAVAGLFSGMLGVGGGFLIVPALKRFSDLSMHSIVATSLMLIALISLSASAMSLAHGAEIPLSGWVFVASAMGGMVIGRQLAPHIPPVRLQQGFSILTAIVALSMLARTYLF; encoded by the coding sequence ATGGCGCTTGCAATCATCCTGGGAATTCTGACTGGCCTGTCGCTGGGTTTGACTGGCGCGGGTGGCGGTATTTTGGCCGTACCCGCACTGGTGCTGGGCATGGGCTACAGCATGACGGCGGCCACGCCAGTCGCCTTGCTGGCTGTAGGTGCCGCGGCCCTGGTCGGTGCACTGGATGGTTTGTACAAACATATCGTGCGCTATAGAGCTGCCATGTTCATGGCGGTAACGGGTGCCTTGGTGACGTCACTGGGCGTGCGCATCAGCCACGCTTTGCCAGAAAAAGTGCTGGTGACTCTGTTTGTCGCCATCATGTTGTGGATTGCCACCAAGATGCTGCGCCGTCCGGCGGCAACGGCACATGCTCATACGCCCTGTTGTCTGAATCCGGAAACCGGCCGCCTGCGCTGGACGCCAGTAGGCACCGCCACCCTGGCTTCAATTGGTGCCGTAGCAGGTTTGTTTTCAGGCATGTTGGGCGTGGGCGGCGGCTTTCTGATCGTGCCTGCCTTGAAACGTTTCAGCGACCTGTCCATGCACAGCATTGTGGCCACCTCCTTGATGCTGATCGCTCTGATTTCCCTGAGCGCGTCGGCCATGAGTCTGGCACACGGGGCGGAGATCCCCCTTAGCGGCTGGGTATTTGTGGCCTCGGCCATGGGCGGAATGGTGATAGGCCGACAACTGGCCCCTCATATTCCGCCTGTGCGCTTGCAACAGGGTTTCAGCATTCTGACCGCTATTGTGGCCCTGTCCATGCTGGCGCGTACCTATCTGTTTTAA